AAGCCCTTTTTAATTAAGTAATAAAACGAAATGGCGATATTCATATTAAAAGCAAGAGTTACAAAGCCAGCGACCATATTGATATTGTCAAATCCGATGCCTACTAAAATAGCACCTACGATTAAAACGGAGGACACCGTTCCCGTTAAGAACATTAACTTTGTATTACCAATACTTTGAAATATAGATCCAGTGCTAGAGCTGATCATCTGTGCCCATATGGATAAGGCTAATAGCTGAAAACTAGGCACAGAAGCGTACCACTGCTCCCCATATAAAATCATAATAATTTCCTCTGCTGCAAAGTAGCAATAAGCTGAGACAAACACCCCAAGAAGCGAAAGAACCTTAAGGACTTTAAGGTATTTTTCGTAGATATATGCTCTATCATCTTGATGTGCAGATAATATCGGATGAAGTACAGGTGTAATAACATGAGTCAAATTCTGCACAGGGTAAAGCATTAATCGATAAGACTTATCGTAAAACCCAAGGGCGGAGCTGCCAATAAATTTTCCGATTAACAAATTGTCTAAATTTCTCGAAAAGTAATTCACTAAACTAAAGGCAAATTGATAAGATGAAAATTCTCTAATCTTTTTATAGCTATCGGTATTGATTTTTAAGACAAACTTAAGTTTTACCGTGCTAAAATTCCATAGAAAAGTAATAAAAGAAACCAATATGGAATGAATGACTATAGCATAATATTTAAATCCTATAAGAGCTAGTATAATTGTAGGTATCGCTGATAAAACAGACACTAAAACCAATCGTAAATTCACTAATTTAAACCTTTGTGCTTTTAAAAGAAGTGAATTCGGCACAATATTTACAGTGTTAAAAAACAAAGATATGGCTAACAAAGCCCCTATAGGAATGTACACACTATCATCATAAAAAATCGAGATTGGGATAGAAAAAAGAGCAAACAAAATCCCAATACCTAAGCCAATATAAACCGTCAAGGAGAATATATGATTAATATCCTCTTCATCTATATTTCGGTACTGAATAATAGCTGGTCCAATACCTATATTTGCGATCAGAGAAAAGAAGGTCGTAAATACCGTTACAACTGCCACAACACCAAAATCTTCTGGAGATAGTATTCTAGCTAAAATTGCGCTGTATATTAACTGCACGAATATATTCGTGTATTTTCCAAAAAAGTTGATAGTGGTCGCTTTTCGAATGGATGTCGATTTTCTTTCTGGACTCATAGAATCAATTCCTTCTTATGTATTTTCTGCTTAAGACTTTTTATGATACATTATTATCTGTCAAACTGTATCATATTTTTATTAATCAAGTAAACTATAATTCGATTTTCTTTTTCATAAAGTATTTATCCCTCTAAATATATCTGCATTTATTTTCAAAATTTATTATATACTATATCACATTCCTGTTAAGGCGAACAATAGTAGAACAATTATTAAGCAGTAGCTGGTTTTTCAACCCAATTAAATAAAAAACAGAGCAAGAAAGTACTATCAGCACCTTCTTGCTCTGTCCTTCTGACCATATTTTCATCTGAGGCTAAACACACGCCTTCTTGATTTTTTGACTCCTGTAAAATCGGATGGAACAATAAGCTTATTCGTGAGTATTGATTCCACATTTGTTGTAATCTCTTGATAACTTTCCTTACCTACTATCTTTTGTATTTTACTAAGACTACTTCTCGCCTGGCTGTAATCATCAGGCTTACTCGCATGAGTTCCTAAGATATGTATTCTATTAGATTTAAGTAATGCTTTTGCTGTCTTTTTGATTGTACTACCGTGATGCCCTTCTATGCTTCTTACATCCATTTGAAATAAGATATCCCTCACAGCAAGCTCTCTTGCAATATCAGGATCTTCTATTATAAAATGATACTTTTCTATTTGACTTAAAATTACCCTATATCCTGCCATCTGCAATTTAAACACACTGTCAATCATAGTATAAAAACTGCAGTTTTCATAGAATCGCACTAATATGTACTGGGTATCATTAATAGTAGCAATTTCTTTTCTCTTTAAACAATCGATTACTTCTGATGAAAAATCGATTTCACTGCCTAAAAAGATCTGTACATTTACATTATTTTCTCTGAGGAGGCTGTTTAAATATTCACACCTTTTTAAATCATAATCATATGTAGAAACAAAATCCTTTTGATATGTAAACCTAGGAGCGGCAACGAGTTTTGTAAATCCAACTTTACTCGCAGCCTTAGCAAGCTCTATTGTCTTTTTGAGGTTTTCAGGTGTAGAGCTTTCTGGAAATAAGATATCGCAGTGAAAATCTATCATAATAAGTTTCCTCTTTTCGTTTATTATTTTAAGTTCTTATATTCATCACGAAGAGCATACCGTTTTGTAGGATATATTTTGCTATAGGCATAATCTATATTTATTCTTTAACAAACTTCTACTTTGTTTTGGAATAAAAAAAGCCACCAAAATATAAGCGATCATAATTTTGGCGGCCGAACCATCTTGGTCTTTTAGCAAAAATATATATTAGTCATCTAATGGTATGTACTTAAGTATTTCAATATCTGGCACAAGAGAAATACTCAAAGCAAACCATAAATTAACCTATAGACTTTAGATTTCATGCTTTGCGTCCCTATTTTTCAATAGGTTTGCCTTTATCATTATTTACTTTCTACTTAATGGTAATATTTATTTAACGAGTTGTCAATCAATAATATTGTAATATTTTGCAATATTATGTCGAATTTTGGAATAATTATATCTTAAGGAATACTCCACCCCTGATAGCTGTTTTCATACATAATTTATCCTGAATTGACAAATAATATAAAAATTCCACGAGGCTCTATAAAAAAGCTTGTATTTATTAACAGGAATTTTTCATTACTTTATAACAACATCACAAAAAACAGGAGGATTATATGAAAAAAAACTTAAAATTTATCAGCTATCTACTATTTATTGCAATTCTGGCAACCACGTTCTTTGGATGTCAAGGTGCAGATAAAAAAGGAAAATTTACTGCTGGTACTTATGAAGGAACAGGAGAAGGTCACGGGGGTACTATTACCGCAAAGGTTACCGTTACAGCAGATGAAATTACCGAAATCAAAATCGACGCTCCACATGAAACAGAAAGCATTGGTGGTAGCGCAAAAGAGAAAGTAATTGAAAGCGTACTTTCAAGCCAAAGCCTGGCGATTGACACCCTTAGCGGTGCAACGGAATCTAGTACAGGCATGATTGCGGCCATTACTGCAGCCCTTGAAAAATCAGGCGCAGATATGAAAGCATTGCAAGATCCTAATGCAGGTGAATCAAGTGAAGAAGTTCAAAAAGACATGGACGTAGATGTAGTAATCGTGGGAGCTGGTGGAGCTGGAATGAGCGCTGCTGTAGAAGCAGCGAACGCAGGAAAATCCGTGGTTATCGTTGAAAAAATGCCTATTATTGGTGGCAATACAAATTACGCAACTGGTGGTATGAATGCAGCAGAGACACCTTATCAAGAAGCTGCCGGAATCAAAGACACCAAACAAACCTTCTATGATGATACTATGAAAGGTGGAAAAGACAAGAACAACCCAGAGCTCCTTAGAACTTTAGTAGACAATGCTCCTGATGCAGTGGAATGGTTAAATGATTTAGGAGCTGATTTAAAACGAGTTACTTTATCAGGAGGAGCTACAAATCCAAGAATCCATACTCCTGAAGACGGTTCTCCTGTAGGACCAGTAGTTGTACAGGTTTTATCTAAAAAATTAGAAGAACAAAATGTAGAGATTATGTTAGAAACAACAGCAGAAAAAATCATCGAAAAAGATGGCGCAGTTGCTGGAATACAAGCTACAGACAAAAGTGGAAACTCGTTTAATATCAATGCAAAAGCAGTAATCCTTGCAACTGGAGGTTTTGGCGCTAATAGTCAAATGGTAGAAAAATACCGCCCTGATTTAAAAGGCTTCTCAACTACAAATCATAAGGGCGCAACAGGCGATGGAATCGTTATGGCACAAGAAGTAGGAGCCGATTTAACAGATATTGAAGAAATTCAAATCCATCCTACTACAGATCCAGAAACAGGATACTTGTTCACAGAGGGCTTAAGAGGTGATGGAGCGATATTAGTAAATCTTGATGGAAAGCGATTTACTGATGAACTCCTTACACGAGATGTGGTTTCAGCTAATATTTTGAAACAAAAGAACGGAATTGCCTATCTGATTGTTAATGAAGCAATGCGAGAAGAAAACGCTTCTTTAGCTGGATATATTGAAGATGACTATGCTGTGCAAGGAGAAACCATCAAAGATTTAGCAAAAACTTTAAAAATTGACGAAGCAACTCTTGAAAACACCTTAAAAACCTATACAGCTTATGTTAAGGCTGGTAAAGACGAAGAATTTGAAAGAGCCCATCTAACTCAAACCCTTGAGGAGGGTCCATACTACGCATTAGAAGTAACGCCTGGTATTCACCACACAATGGGTGGCGTAAAAATTGATACAAAAGCTCATATTATCAATACAGAGGGGCAAGCTATCAAAGGATTGTACGCAGCTGGTGAAGTCACTGGTGGAGTTCACGGAGGAAATCGTATAGGTGGTAATGCAGTAGCCGATATCATCGTATTCGGTCGCATCGCTGGACAAACAGCAGCAAGTGAGCTGCAATAATTTTATGGTGGTCGGCAAAACATATTGGCCACTATCTTTCTACTATTACTAATACACCGCATTGCTGTGTGGATGGCTTAAGCAGTTAGCTAAAGGCTCTTGCTAAAAAAACACTTAATCTAATGATTAGGTGTTTTTTGCAATGCTCTGATAAATACTTCCACTAATTCTGGATCAAACTGAGTTCCTTTGCACCTTCTCAATTCTTTAAAGGCTTCTTCATGGCTTTTTCGAGTTTGATAAGGTCTGCTTGATGTCATTGCATCAAAGCTATCTGCAATAGCCAAAATCCGAACCAAATAGGGTATTTGTTTTCCTTTAAGACCCTTAGGATATCCACTTCCATCGTATTTCTCATGATGATGTAAAACCAATATCCCAATTTGTTCAAGTGATGGAACCTGTTTCATGATTTCTGCACCATCCATTGGGTGCTTCTTTATATACTCCCACTCTTCATCTGTGAGTTTCATTTTCTTGTTCAAGATTTCTTGTGGTATCTCAATTTTTCCAATATCATGAAGGTAAGCACCATATTTTAGTGTTTTCTTATCTTCTTCTGATAAGTCTAATTCTTCGGCCATTGTATCACAGTAAATAACCACTCTTTCTGTATGCCCATATGTATACTTGTCTTTTGCATTAATAATACCAATTAAGGTTTTTATGGAACTTATTATATCTATATGCTCTTCCTGTATGTCTTCTTTAAGCTCTTCTAAAATAGATGAATATACTTCAACTCGATTTCGATTAAAAAATTTTGCTCGATATAATGCATCATCTGCACTTTTTATTAATTCATCTTTTGTATTTGCTTTATGAGGGTATGTAGATACACCTATGGATGCTGTAATTTTTTTATTCCGCAGATTCTCCTGTCCTTCAAAGTACGTATTGTCAATAGATTTTCTAATTCTTTCACCTATTGGAATGGCGTCTTCTTCACATGTATCTGGTAAGATAATAGCAAACTCATCTCCACCGTACCTAGCGACAATATCCTTACTTCTTACGCATCTTTTTATAATACTAGACAATGTAGCAAGCAATTTATCCCCTTGTATATGACCATAGAGGTCGTTGTAATCTTTGAAATAATCGATATCTATAAATAGCAGTGAAACAGCTTGGTTTTCTTTTTCCGCTCTAATAATGGATTCATTTACGGACTGTTGAAAAAAACGATGATTATAAACACCTGTCAAATCATCTATATTAACCAAACCTTCTAATGCTTCAATATGCTCTTTTTCCAACTTATTGTAATATCCTAAGGGCCAAGCCGTAAAGAAAAAGATTGCACAGATTATAATATCATTACTGAAATATTCGCTAATCAGATGGTCTGGTACCATTATCAAATCCATTCCTAATAGAAAGCATGATGATACTGCTACTATAGTTAAACCACACTTCATACCTAACTGTATAGTGGAAGTAATAACAATAAATAAAAAAGAAATTTTATAATTGCTTTCATAAGCTCCAGAGAAGAGAATAATAAGCGAAAAGATAAAAAGAAGAAAAAAATGCTCTATGGTACTAGCAATAATATAATGTTTTCTATTTAGCTTTTTAACAAAGACAAATAACCATATAAAATATAATATAGATACAGTGAGTATAGTAATAGTTGAACATAAAAACAAAAAATAGCTATCTCTAGAGTAAACGTTTAGATTATTCAATTCAAAATAGGCATTTAACATAGTCAAACTTAAGAATAGAATACTCCCCAACTTAACGATGGACAAAATTTGATGAATTTTGGTATTCTTATTTATATAAAACTCACTCATATTTTCACCACTCACTTAATCCCACAGAATTTCTCTTACAATAATCGTATCTATATATTGGAGAATATATTATGTATTACTATTTATCAGATAGAGATTTTGGTTCTTCTGGCTGATAGAAGCCCCACCAGCATGCTGAACCAGCAAATAAAACAGCTACCATAGTTAATACTACAGATGCCATTGAAAATATTTTCTTTTTCAAGTAGTTCACCCCCTATACATAATACGAGTCAAGCCTTGATCTATTTTTGCCAAAACACTTCGTCCAATTATTGTAAGAGAAAAAATTTGAAATAACATTCCTCCAGATATATCTAAAATAAATATGTAGAAATTTACATTCTTTGTATACTGATACAATAACAAAAAAACAATACTAAGAACAAGGTATGATGTAGCAATGAGAAAAGATCTTTTTCTCATTTTCTTTCGTTTAGCTTCTGATTTAATAGGCTTGGCTTTACTATCTACAGGTGCATACTTATTGATTATATAAAAGGCAATCAAAAAGCTGATGCTCTCAACAATAAGCATGGTATTTACATTCATAAAATTTCCTATGTACTTCACGAATAAAGCCAAACCTATACTTACTGCAGTTCCAATCACAGCACAACTTCCAGGTCTGCTAGCATGAGCCCCACCTGAATACTGCCTTAGAATGCTAGTAGAAAAAGAAACGATAAGAGCTTGAAGCATAACCCCAAATAACAACCCAAAAACAGCTACCGCTATAATACAAAGGGAAATTTGCATGATAGCAAATGCTCCATAACGAATAATCTCATACTGCTCTTCATCCAGATTAAGTTCACTACATATTTTCTTCGCCAGTTGATCCTGTATATTCATCATTCAACCTTCTTTTCATCTTAACTTTATAAATCAATAATATAAACAAGTTTAAAGCTACTAAGTATGGTAACCCAATGAGCGAAAATATGCTAGCTGATTGATTAAATATTGTATCAACATTAATCCTTAATACTTTTTGTAAGATAATTACTATATAAATCATTTCAAAAACAAGTTGTAATAACATAGCAGTTAAGGATGAAATAATAGCATGCATAGCTGATATCTTATTTCTATAAATCAACAAAAAAACACATGCAAAAAGTATTAAAATCTGAGGAAGGCTATTACTGCTACTCCCAAGTTTTTCCAAACTAAACACTTTTGCTGCTAATCCAAATACTGCTAGAATCATGCTTGAGAAGAAATATTCTCTCCTATTAATGGGC
The nucleotide sequence above comes from Alkalibaculum bacchi. Encoded proteins:
- a CDS encoding CpsB/CapC family capsule biosynthesis tyrosine phosphatase: MIDFHCDILFPESSTPENLKKTIELAKAASKVGFTKLVAAPRFTYQKDFVSTYDYDLKRCEYLNSLLRENNVNVQIFLGSEIDFSSEVIDCLKRKEIATINDTQYILVRFYENCSFYTMIDSVFKLQMAGYRVILSQIEKYHFIIEDPDIARELAVRDILFQMDVRSIEGHHGSTIKKTAKALLKSNRIHILGTHASKPDDYSQARSSLSKIQKIVGKESYQEITTNVESILTNKLIVPSDFTGVKKSRRRVFSLR
- a CDS encoding cyclic lactone autoinducer peptide, which codes for MKKKIFSMASVVLTMVAVLFAGSACWWGFYQPEEPKSLSDK
- a CDS encoding lipopolysaccharide biosynthesis protein yields the protein MSPERKSTSIRKATTINFFGKYTNIFVQLIYSAILARILSPEDFGVVAVVTVFTTFFSLIANIGIGPAIIQYRNIDEEDINHIFSLTVYIGLGIGILFALFSIPISIFYDDSVYIPIGALLAISLFFNTVNIVPNSLLLKAQRFKLVNLRLVLVSVLSAIPTIILALIGFKYYAIVIHSILVSFITFLWNFSTVKLKFVLKINTDSYKKIREFSSYQFAFSLVNYFSRNLDNLLIGKFIGSSALGFYDKSYRLMLYPVQNLTHVITPVLHPILSAHQDDRAYIYEKYLKVLKVLSLLGVFVSAYCYFAAEEIIMILYGEQWYASVPSFQLLALSIWAQMISSSTGSIFQSIGNTKLMFLTGTVSSVLIVGAILVGIGFDNINMVAGFVTLAFNMNIAISFYYLIKKGLGYSLREFAGKFVPDFIIFLITFVGLYFISQISFDHLLISAIVKGIVAVALFAFGLLITKQYSTVKGILGRK
- a CDS encoding flavocytochrome c, yielding MKKNLKFISYLLFIAILATTFFGCQGADKKGKFTAGTYEGTGEGHGGTITAKVTVTADEITEIKIDAPHETESIGGSAKEKVIESVLSSQSLAIDTLSGATESSTGMIAAITAALEKSGADMKALQDPNAGESSEEVQKDMDVDVVIVGAGGAGMSAAVEAANAGKSVVIVEKMPIIGGNTNYATGGMNAAETPYQEAAGIKDTKQTFYDDTMKGGKDKNNPELLRTLVDNAPDAVEWLNDLGADLKRVTLSGGATNPRIHTPEDGSPVGPVVVQVLSKKLEEQNVEIMLETTAEKIIEKDGAVAGIQATDKSGNSFNINAKAVILATGGFGANSQMVEKYRPDLKGFSTTNHKGATGDGIVMAQEVGADLTDIEEIQIHPTTDPETGYLFTEGLRGDGAILVNLDGKRFTDELLTRDVVSANILKQKNGIAYLIVNEAMREENASLAGYIEDDYAVQGETIKDLAKTLKIDEATLENTLKTYTAYVKAGKDEEFERAHLTQTLEEGPYYALEVTPGIHHTMGGVKIDTKAHIINTEGQAIKGLYAAGEVTGGVHGGNRIGGNAVADIIVFGRIAGQTAASELQ
- a CDS encoding accessory gene regulator ArgB-like protein → MMNIQDQLAKKICSELNLDEEQYEIIRYGAFAIMQISLCIIAVAVFGLLFGVMLQALIVSFSTSILRQYSGGAHASRPGSCAVIGTAVSIGLALFVKYIGNFMNVNTMLIVESISFLIAFYIINKYAPVDSKAKPIKSEAKRKKMRKRSFLIATSYLVLSIVFLLLYQYTKNVNFYIFILDISGGMLFQIFSLTIIGRSVLAKIDQGLTRIMYRG
- a CDS encoding diguanylate cyclase, with product MSEFYINKNTKIHQILSIVKLGSILFLSLTMLNAYFELNNLNVYSRDSYFLFLCSTITILTVSILYFIWLFVFVKKLNRKHYIIASTIEHFFLLFIFSLIILFSGAYESNYKISFLFIVITSTIQLGMKCGLTIVAVSSCFLLGMDLIMVPDHLISEYFSNDIIICAIFFFTAWPLGYYNKLEKEHIEALEGLVNIDDLTGVYNHRFFQQSVNESIIRAEKENQAVSLLFIDIDYFKDYNDLYGHIQGDKLLATLSSIIKRCVRSKDIVARYGGDEFAIILPDTCEEDAIPIGERIRKSIDNTYFEGQENLRNKKITASIGVSTYPHKANTKDELIKSADDALYRAKFFNRNRVEVYSSILEELKEDIQEEHIDIISSIKTLIGIINAKDKYTYGHTERVVIYCDTMAEELDLSEEDKKTLKYGAYLHDIGKIEIPQEILNKKMKLTDEEWEYIKKHPMDGAEIMKQVPSLEQIGILVLHHHEKYDGSGYPKGLKGKQIPYLVRILAIADSFDAMTSSRPYQTRKSHEEAFKELRRCKGTQFDPELVEVFIRALQKTPNH